A genomic window from Diorhabda sublineata isolate icDioSubl1.1 chromosome 8, icDioSubl1.1, whole genome shotgun sequence includes:
- the LOC130448506 gene encoding group 3 secretory phospholipase A2-like — MKFIVVTRFVSCSLLIHVAISSTVFISDFGMSKMIELSTKSPYCVVQIDRGKIRDKLLASDPRRVRKMSDESVENLIKVCNKSIQSPHQGGFIYPGTKWCGPGNKARDYSDLGFHSKEDICCREHDMCPKSLSKGECKQGICNNSLFTRSHCDCDAAFRKCLQNVNTETANTIGAIFFNIVQVICFKERTPCTQWQRNGYTKAEGDALCSQIHFRPSEKYVPLMPLP, encoded by the exons ATGAAG TTTATCGTAGTGACTCGATTCGTCTCATGTTCCCTGCTGATACATGTTGCCATATCTAGTACCGTTTTTATATCGGATTTCGGTATGTCGAAAATGATCGAACTCAGTACAAAATCCCCTTATTGCGTGGTGCAAATTGATAG AGGTAAAATTAGAGACAAATTATTAGCGTCCGATCCTCGTAGAGTAAGAAAAATGTCCGACGAATcagtagaaaatttaataaaagtttgtaaTAAGAGTATTCAGTCACCGCATCAAGGCGGGTTTATATACCCGGGAACAAAATGGTGCGGACCTG gaAACAAAGCTAGAGATTATTCCGATTTGGGTTTCCATTCTAAAGAAGATATTTGTTGTAGAGAGCACGATATGTGTCCTAAATCTTTATCGAAAGGAGAATGTAAACAAGGCATTTGTAATAATTCGTTATTTACCag gtCTCATTGTGATTGCGACGCGGCTTTTAGGAAATGTTTACAGAACGTAAACACGGAAACCGCCAATACGATCGGCGCCATCTTTTTCAACATAGTTCAAGTGATCTGTTTCAAAGAGAGAACTCCATGCACGCAATGGCAGAG gAATGGTTATACGAAAGCGGAAGGTGACGCTTTATGTTCCCAAATTCATTTCAGACCTTCGGAAAAATATGTACCTTTAATGCCCCTACCTTAA
- the LOC130448494 gene encoding facilitated trehalose transporter Tret1-like — protein sequence MENKQELGYKKVPIFEEGVIETSTLPSIEKAFVTITTTGDTNRTFLYIAACTVNIVSFICGTSLGWTSPEIPLLKNLTTSPLEEIISPSQEGWVGSFLPLAAAIGPIGGGVLADKIGRKKSLLIANIPFFVAFLVNFFANSIYHFFLSRFLCGLGIGIIFTALPMYMGEIADDEVRGALGSFMQLFIVIGLCFSYILGPYVPMKTFNLILLTPPVAFSILFGGFVPDSPYYLIQSGRIDEALKALIKFRGCSRASAQKELEIMRTQIEEDSKSKGNFAETFKIVLGSRGLKMALFISLNLVTWQQLSGINIVLFYTQSIFTDAGASLAPEICTIITGVVQIVASGATPLLVERWGKRFLLMLSAIGMGLSQGVLSYFFYMKEDQSKDVSDIGWVPIVSLVVFIITYCLGFGPLAWAVLGELFPGNVKSVASSATASFCWILGFFITNYFGALTSLVGKSGSFGLFTICCFISAGFVYKFLPETTGKSLIEIQAILSGEN from the exons atggaaaacaaacaaGAATTAGGCTACAAAAAAGTACCGATATTTGAGGAAGGAGTGATCGAAACATCGACTTTACCAAGTATAGAAAAAGCATTCGTGACAATAACAACAACTGGAGATACGAATCGTACTTTTCTTTATATAGCGGCTTGTACAg ttAATATCGTATCTTTCATTTGCGGTACCAGCTTGGGATGGACGTCGCCGGAAATACcgttattgaaaaatttaaccacAAGTCCGTTGGAGGAAATCATAAGTCCTTCGCAGGAAGGTTGGGTGGGATCTTTCCTCCCCTTAGCAGCGGCCATCGGTCCCATAGGCGGGGGAGTATTGGCAGATAAAATCGGAAGGAAAAAATCCTTGTTGATCGCCAATATACCATTTTTCGTGGCGTTTCTCGTAAATTTCTTCGCGAATTCGATCTACCATTTCTTTTTATCGAGATTTCTATGCGGTCTGGGCATAGGGATTATATTTACCGCCCTACCGATGTATATGGGGGAAATAGCCGACGACGAAGTCAGAGGCGCCCTGGGATCGTTCATGCAACTATTCATCGTGATAGGATTATGCTTTTCTTATATACTAGGGCCTTACGTGCCGATGAAAACGTTCAATTTGATTCTACTGACACCCCCGGTGGCATTTTCGATTTTGTTCGGCGGTTTTGTACCGGACAGTCCGTACTATTTGATCCAAAGCGGTCGTATCGACGAAGCTTTGAAGGCTCTAATCAAATTTAGAGGTTGCAGTAGAGCTTCGGCGCAAAAAGAATTGGAAATTATGCGGACCCAAATCGAGGAAGATTCGAAAAGTAAAGGGAATTTCGCGGAAACTTTCAAGATTGTATTGGGTTCGAGAGGTTTGAAAATGGCGTTGTTTATATCGCTGAATTTGGTTACTTGGCAACAATTGTCCGGTATCAACATCGTTTTGTTTTATACCCAGAGCATTTTCACCGACGCCGGAGCGTCTTTGGCTCCGGAAATTTGTACTATAATCACGGGGGTGGTTCAAATAGTAGCCAGCGGCGCTACGCCTTTACTAGTCGAACGTTGGGGCAAGAGATTCCTCTTAATGCTATCCGCCATCGGTATGGGTCTATCTCAAGGcgtattatcatattttttctatatgaaAGAGGATCAATCGAAAGATGTATCCGATATTGGTTGGGTACCGATCGTGAGTCTGGTGGTTTTCATTATCACTTATTGTCTAGGTTTCGGACCGCTAGCTTGGGCTGTTTTGGGCGAACTATTTCCCGGTAACGTTAAATCGGTAGCGTCTTCGGCTACCGCCTCGTTTTGTTGGATCCTCGGGTTTTTTATCACGAATTATTTCGGCGCCTTAACGTCTCTAGTAGGAAAATCGGGTTCGTTCGGTTTATTTACAATTTGTTGCTTCATTTCGGCAGGTTtcgtttataaatttttaccGGAAACGACTGGGAAAAGTTTGATCGAAATCCAGGCAATTTTAAGCGgcgaaaattga
- the LOC130448507 gene encoding phospholipase A2-like, whose protein sequence is MVVELSGLIHFSMLIHVAISKSTFILNSDASKIIEINVKDDFCSVHVDKFKIQEKLSNSGKSLQTQMPDGFVNEFVEICNNSTKTPRIDRATRDVMYGIGFTYPKTLWCGPGNTANNYWELGGNPQVDACCRMHDHCPIHKVGLITISHCDCDNAFYNCLKAANSPLADKIGNIYFNVLGMYCYVFVPPCIQGSSPIDKPVCQERDVPPRAY, encoded by the exons ATG GTCGTTGAACTGTCTGgattaatacatttttctatgCTTATACATGTTGCCATATCTAAAAgcacttttatattaaattcagATGCgtctaaaataattgaaataaatgtaaaaGACGATTTTTGCTCGGTACACGTTGACAA AtttaaaattcaagaaaaactaTCGAATTCCGGTAAGAGTTTACAAACACAAATGCCCGACGGTTTTGTAAACGAGTTCGTAGAAATCTGTAATAATAGTACTAAGACCCCGCGGATAGATAGAGCCACTCGTGACGTGATGTATGGTATAGGTTTCACGTATCCAAAAACGTTATGGTGCGGACCAG gAAATACTGCTAATAATTATTGGGAATTGGGAGGAAATCCACAAGTGGATGCATGCTGTAGAATGCATGATCATTGTCCTATTCATAAAGTAGGATTAATTACAAT atCTCATTGTGATTGCGACAATGCTTTTTATAACTGTCTTAAGGCCGCAAACTCCCCGTTGGCGGATAAAAtcggaaatatatattttaacgtACTTGGAATGTATTGTTACGTATTTGTACCACCGTGTATACAAGGGAG ttctcCAATTGACAAGCCTGTATGTCAAGAGAGAGATGTACCTCCACGGGCTTActaa
- the LOC130448504 gene encoding brachyurin-like isoform X1 translates to MMRLAIIFHIFSVVLGSPQNDFQTEFIHPKERLDQFFSRKSIINGNVATPHQFPYQVGIFVKNPSQTDFCGGSLISSNYVLTAAHCVDNAVEVTLIFGAHNITTVENTQVRLVSTEFIIHSEWDSDNFNKNDIALIKLPNSISETTAIKIITLAKGTDTYAEQSSVVAGWGITRNSQSGVTPTLRYITPYIISNADCKNVDSGYDAVILDTLMCTSGESNRGTCSGDSGGPLAVNGIQVGIVSFGSDDCEAGKPSVFTRVTKYADWIMQNSDVQFI, encoded by the exons ATGATGAGATTGGCAattatatttcacatattttcagTGGTTTTGGGTTCACCGCAAAatgat TTTCAGACTGAATTTATTCATCCTAAAGAGAGGTTAGACCAATTTTTTTCTCGGAAATCAATAATAAACGGTAATGTTGCAACGCCGCATCAATTTCCTTATCAAGTGGGCATCTTCGTAAAAAATCCGTCTCAAACGGATTTTTGCGGAGGATCACTGATATCTTCCAACTACGTACTTACAGCTGCCCATTGTGTGGATAA TGCTGTTGAAGTGACACTTATTTTCGGTGCTCACAATATAACGACCGTTGAAAATACTCAAGTTAGATTAGTATCCACAGAATTTATAATACATTCCGAATGGGACAGTGATAATTTTAACAAGAATGACATCGctttaataaaattaccaaattcTATCAGCGAAACTACcgctataaaaattataactcTCGCCAAAGGGACCGATACTTATGCGGAACAATCTA GTGTTGTAGCCGGTTGGGGAATAACAAGAAACTCCCAAAGTGGCGTAACTCCAACTTTAAGATACATAACTCCGTATATTATCAGTAACGCGGATTGCAAAAACGTTGATTCGGGTTACGATGCCGTAATACTAGACACTCTCATGTGTACTTCCG GGGAAAGTAACAGAGGAACCTGTTCGGGTGACTCGGGAGGACCGTTAGCAGTTAACGGAATACAAGTAGGTATCGTTTCATTCGGATCCGACGATTGCGAAGCCGGTAAACCGTCTGTATTCACCAGAGTAACGAAGTACGCCGATTGGATAATGCAAAATTCAGACGTACAATTTATATGA
- the LOC130448504 gene encoding brachyurin-like isoform X2, which translates to MMRLAIIFHIFSVVLGSPQNDTEFIHPKERLDQFFSRKSIINGNVATPHQFPYQVGIFVKNPSQTDFCGGSLISSNYVLTAAHCVDNAVEVTLIFGAHNITTVENTQVRLVSTEFIIHSEWDSDNFNKNDIALIKLPNSISETTAIKIITLAKGTDTYAEQSSVVAGWGITRNSQSGVTPTLRYITPYIISNADCKNVDSGYDAVILDTLMCTSGESNRGTCSGDSGGPLAVNGIQVGIVSFGSDDCEAGKPSVFTRVTKYADWIMQNSDVQFI; encoded by the exons ATGATGAGATTGGCAattatatttcacatattttcagTGGTTTTGGGTTCACCGCAAAatgat ACTGAATTTATTCATCCTAAAGAGAGGTTAGACCAATTTTTTTCTCGGAAATCAATAATAAACGGTAATGTTGCAACGCCGCATCAATTTCCTTATCAAGTGGGCATCTTCGTAAAAAATCCGTCTCAAACGGATTTTTGCGGAGGATCACTGATATCTTCCAACTACGTACTTACAGCTGCCCATTGTGTGGATAA TGCTGTTGAAGTGACACTTATTTTCGGTGCTCACAATATAACGACCGTTGAAAATACTCAAGTTAGATTAGTATCCACAGAATTTATAATACATTCCGAATGGGACAGTGATAATTTTAACAAGAATGACATCGctttaataaaattaccaaattcTATCAGCGAAACTACcgctataaaaattataactcTCGCCAAAGGGACCGATACTTATGCGGAACAATCTA GTGTTGTAGCCGGTTGGGGAATAACAAGAAACTCCCAAAGTGGCGTAACTCCAACTTTAAGATACATAACTCCGTATATTATCAGTAACGCGGATTGCAAAAACGTTGATTCGGGTTACGATGCCGTAATACTAGACACTCTCATGTGTACTTCCG GGGAAAGTAACAGAGGAACCTGTTCGGGTGACTCGGGAGGACCGTTAGCAGTTAACGGAATACAAGTAGGTATCGTTTCATTCGGATCCGACGATTGCGAAGCCGGTAAACCGTCTGTATTCACCAGAGTAACGAAGTACGCCGATTGGATAATGCAAAATTCAGACGTACAATTTATATGA